The Candidatus Methylomirabilis sp. sequence CGCATCAACCAGCGACTCTGGAGGATCAAAGGGGTGGGCGGCACGCAATTTCTCAAGGATCTGGCTCTTCAGACGCCCCACCTGTTCCCGCTCCTTGTGCGCCAGCAGGTCTTGCTTTACCTTTTCCTTGAGTTCAGGGACATCCTTGCACTCACCCGCTGATTGCGCGAACGCATTATCCAGTGGCGGTACCCGTTTCTTCTTGACCTCTTTGAGGGTGACTCTGAAGAGTACCCGCTTTCCTGCCAGCTCCCGTCGTCCGTAATCGGTCGGGAATTCCAGGGAGAACTCCTTGACCTCTCCTTTCTTCAGACCATGGAGTTGGGTCTCAAACTCGGGGATGAACTGGTGGGCACCGAGAAGGATCGAGGCATTCCGGCCGCTTACGCCCTTGAGCGGTTTACCACCGGCAAAGCCTTCGTAGTCGACTACCAGGAGGTCTTCCTGCAAGCCGGGCCAGCCATCCATCGGCACGTACTCTGCCGCTTGCTCCCGAAGGTGCTCCAGAGCTCGATCTACCTCCGCATCCGTTGTCTCGACCTTCTCCTTGGTGATCTCAATCCCGGTGTAACCCGAGAGTTGGAGATCGGGTTTTACTTCGAAGGTAGCCCGGTAGCTGAAAGGCTTCCCCTCCTCACAGACTATCTCATCCAGTCTGGGCTCGTTCACCGGATCCAGATTGGCCTCCTTGAGCGCCTGACTATAGCTTTCCGGGACGAGTTCCTGGAGGGCCTCCTGCTTCGCCTCTTCCTTGAAGCGCGAACGCAAAACATCTCGCGGAACCTTACCGGGGCGGAAACCAGGCAGGCGGGCATTTTTGGCGAGGTGCAGATAGGCCGCCTCCAGCTTGTCCAGGAGGCTTTGGGGGGGCAATTCGATTCGAAGCGCGCGTTTGGTGCTGCTGATCTCTTCGATGTCTACTTTCATATGTATCTCGGAATTAGATGCCGGATTCATGGTGCGAGAGGGGGGACTTGAACCCCCATCCGCCAAAGGCGGACTGGATCCTAAGTCCAGCGCGTCTGCCATTCCGCCACTCTCGCGTGAGCCGCCGAGCAGGAACGAGAAAAACTATATCATACGGTGAAGCCTCTGTCTAGAAATCTACTTTCTCTGGACAGAGCTGGTCAGGTCAGTCCTGACAGAAAAGCCTCGGCAGGCGCGGGGAGAGGGCAGTGAGGATCTCGTACGGGATGGTCCCCAGTTGCGCTGCCCATTCTGCGATTGAGATATGTTCCTCCCCGTCGTGCCCAAGGAGCGTAACGATATCCCCATCGGACGCCTCCGGCACATCGGTGATATCGATCAGGCATTGGTCCATCGTGATCGTGCCCACCTGTCGAGCCCGCCGACCCTGAACGAGAAAGTCGATCCTGTTTGAGAGGGCGCGGGAGATTCCATCGCCATAGCCGATAGATACGGTAGCTAGACGCGTCCGGCGCGCTGTCCGAAAGGTATGACCGTAACTGACACCGGTCTCCGGTGGAACGGTTTTGACGAAGACGATCTTTGCTTTGAGCGCAAGGGCAGGGCGAAGAGCAACGACGGCCTGTAAGTGAGAGCTTGGGTATAGGCCATACTGAGCCAACCCGATCCGGACCAGGTCGAAATGGGTGTCGGGGAACGTCAGGGTAGCGGCAGAATTGGCCAGATGTACCAATGGAGGCCGAAGCCCCTGCCGCTGCAGCATATCCACTAACTTTGCGAACCGTGTGAACTGCTCCCTGGCTGTTGTGGGATCGACCGCGTCAGCCGTAGCGAGGTGGCTGTACAGGCTGACAACCGACACGCCCGGCAGGACCCTTATCGCGCTCAACAGCTCCTGAGCCTCCTGCCATGAGACTCCCAGGCGGGACATACCGGTATCGACCTTCAGGTGAATTGGGATCGGCCCCAGACCCGCCTCGGACAAGCGACGGGCCTGGTCGAGGCTGCAGACGGTCGGTTGCAGCCGATACTCGATAAGTGCGTCGATCTCCTCTTTGCAGATAACGGGGCCGAAGAGGAGAATCGGCGCGTCGATCCCCGCCATTCTTAGAGAGATTCCTTCTTCAACTGTGGCGACCGCAAGCCATGAGGCGCCGGCTGACAGCGCAGTCCGAGCGACCGCAACAGCGCCATGACCGTAGCCATCAGCCTTGACGACCGACATGAGCTGGGTTGACGGTTGTAGGAGCTGTCGGATAGCTGCTATATTGTGGCGGATCGCCTCGAGATCGACCTCCACCCAGGCACGGCGGGTCGAGGGAACCCGCTCGGCTGTCCAGCCGAGATCTTGATTAATGCCCATACATTCTGATCCTCAGGTACAACCGATGAGCTGTTGAACCTGTCCTGCGAACTCCCGTTCTCCCTTCGACACGCTTAGGGCGAACGGAATGGGCGTTCAGCCCAAAAACTTTCGTATCCAGGCCGCCCGGAGGATGAGATCGCTGAGGTCCTTGACATTTTCCTTTTCAACCCGTCTGATAATCGTTGCGGTGATTTCCCGGTGGGCGTGATCCTGGGAGAGAGTGGGACGGAGGAGTCGGACAGTCCTCCGGATCTCCTCCGCCTCAGTGAGGGGGAGGAGGGTGTACACCTCTTCGTTCAGATACTGCAGCGCATCCCCCAGGTCGACTTCGAACCCAGGGTCGATCTCCCGAAGCAGGGCCAGATCTTCCTGACCAAGGCAGGAAATGCCGAGGATCTCAGGAGGAAGACCTAAGGAGTAGAGGGCGGCACAGAAGGAGATGGCCCGGGGAAGCGAGACCCCGCCGATGCTCCGGCTGTAGCCGAACAGACCGATATGCAGTTTCCGCATTCGCCGCCTGGGAACGGTGGGGGCTATGTGATTCATCAGGGGAGCGATCGCTCGCACCTGGCGCTGATAACAAGCGGAGATCCGCTCAATCAGATCGACGATCCTCCCCTCCGGCTCCACCGGCTGGGCGCTCTTTCTGGGTGCGCGCTTCAAGGTCTCGATGGCCTGGATGATGGCGGGAGCCGGATAGTCGTACTTGAAGGCCGATTGGATCGTGAACGTCTGAATGCTCGGGTGCTCGGCAAGGTGTCGCTCTACGGTATCGGGTCGGAAGTTGCCCCGAAACGGGGCGCTTCCGGCCCCCAGGATCGGATAG is a genomic window containing:
- the tig gene encoding trigger factor — its product is MKVDIEEISSTKRALRIELPPQSLLDKLEAAYLHLAKNARLPGFRPGKVPRDVLRSRFKEEAKQEALQELVPESYSQALKEANLDPVNEPRLDEIVCEEGKPFSYRATFEVKPDLQLSGYTGIEITKEKVETTDAEVDRALEHLREQAAEYVPMDGWPGLQEDLLVVDYEGFAGGKPLKGVSGRNASILLGAHQFIPEFETQLHGLKKGEVKEFSLEFPTDYGRRELAGKRVLFRVTLKEVKKKRVPPLDNAFAQSAGECKDVPELKEKVKQDLLAHKEREQVGRLKSQILEKLRAAHPFDPPESLVDAELEAILTDLRRSVGGHKATSAQSEEEAMRTKAGELALKRVRNSLLLEAVAKQEGIVVSDEELHEEVESTAVALNQKPEAFRKLLEREGRIETIRMQLLERKALDLLYERANVVDGVNLVTLA
- the alr gene encoding alanine racemase, whose product is MGINQDLGWTAERVPSTRRAWVEVDLEAIRHNIAAIRQLLQPSTQLMSVVKADGYGHGAVAVARTALSAGASWLAVATVEEGISLRMAGIDAPILLFGPVICKEEIDALIEYRLQPTVCSLDQARRLSEAGLGPIPIHLKVDTGMSRLGVSWQEAQELLSAIRVLPGVSVVSLYSHLATADAVDPTTAREQFTRFAKLVDMLQRQGLRPPLVHLANSAATLTFPDTHFDLVRIGLAQYGLYPSSHLQAVVALRPALALKAKIVFVKTVPPETGVSYGHTFRTARRTRLATVSIGYGDGISRALSNRIDFLVQGRRARQVGTITMDQCLIDITDVPEASDGDIVTLLGHDGEEHISIAEWAAQLGTIPYEILTALSPRLPRLFCQD